Proteins from a single region of Bartonella sp. M0283:
- a CDS encoding zinc-binding dehydrogenase: protein MRALQLLDDKRLELTEIAPPPAPGNGEVTVQIKAVALNHIDVWGWRGMAFAKRKLPLTIGAEASGIVQSIGSGVGNLQVGQIVSIYGARTCGLCKNCREGRDNLCTHVSGVHGFHIDGFACEAVNLPARLLVPAPLDCDEIDAAVAPITFGTVEHMLFDNAKLQPGETILIHAGGSGIGSAAIQLAKRMGCTVFTTVGSDGKIEKAKALGADVVINYRNDRFEHVVRKLTKKKGVDVVFEHVGADTWAGSMLSLKRGGRLVTCGSTSGVSTSMNLMQLFQQQLKIFGSFGCRMENMANAMQKMAEGIVHPVVDTIVDFGDIEKALKRMESRDVFGKIILKIS, encoded by the coding sequence ATGCGCGCATTGCAATTGCTTGACGACAAACGTCTTGAATTAACTGAAATAGCGCCTCCTCCGGCCCCCGGGAATGGTGAAGTTACTGTTCAGATAAAGGCTGTAGCGCTTAACCATATCGATGTTTGGGGCTGGCGTGGTATGGCTTTTGCAAAGCGCAAATTACCGCTCACAATCGGCGCGGAAGCTTCCGGCATTGTACAGTCGATCGGTTCGGGCGTTGGTAACCTTCAAGTGGGACAAATTGTATCGATTTACGGAGCAAGAACCTGCGGACTTTGCAAAAACTGTCGTGAAGGACGGGATAATCTTTGCACACATGTCAGCGGTGTTCACGGCTTCCATATTGATGGTTTTGCCTGCGAGGCTGTGAATTTGCCTGCCCGATTGCTGGTACCGGCACCGCTTGATTGCGATGAAATTGACGCCGCTGTCGCTCCAATCACTTTCGGCACTGTTGAACATATGCTCTTTGACAATGCCAAACTTCAGCCCGGCGAGACAATTCTTATACATGCCGGTGGATCAGGCATCGGTTCGGCTGCGATACAATTGGCAAAGCGTATGGGCTGCACAGTTTTTACAACAGTCGGCTCTGACGGAAAAATCGAAAAGGCTAAAGCTCTGGGTGCCGATGTCGTCATCAACTATCGGAACGATCGGTTTGAACATGTTGTAAGAAAGCTGACCAAGAAAAAGGGTGTCGACGTCGTTTTTGAACATGTCGGTGCTGATACCTGGGCCGGTTCGATGCTGTCTTTGAAACGCGGCGGACGTCTCGTTACTTGTGGTTCGACTTCAGGCGTGTCTACATCAATGAATTTGATGCAACTCTTCCAACAGCAATTGAAAATTTTCGGTTCTTTCGGCTGCCGAATGGAAAATATGGCGAATGCCATGCAAAAAATGGCAGAAGGCATTGTTCATCCGGTTGTTGATACCATTGTCGATTTTGGAGACATTGAAAAAGCATTGAAACGGATGGAAAGCCGTGATGTGTTTGGTAAAATCATCCTGAAAATCAGTTGA
- a CDS encoding lipid A biosynthesis lauroyl acyltransferase, producing the protein MQNLRSKLILFRIRTKLKDWWDWSWAHFVAGLMALIRYLPAKAGIGFFAWFARTVGPLLPRHQIALNNLRQAYPEKDPEWIRKTALEMWENMGRLFAEYVFLDKIFDFDPNAEKPGLVEVDGIDIFVRLRDEKKPHIFFTAHTGNFELLPICAATFDLNVTALFRPPNNPYIAKRVLKARRTAMGHLVPSKAGAAWALAGKLAEGEDVGMLVDQKFRRGIKGTFFGRPVRTNPLLIKLARQYDCDVYPARSIRLPGGRYRLELYERMDLPKDKDGNIDEVAAAQKLNDTVEAWVREYPGQWMWFHKRWDD; encoded by the coding sequence ATGCAAAACTTGCGTTCAAAACTCATTCTTTTTCGTATCCGGACGAAATTGAAAGACTGGTGGGACTGGTCTTGGGCACATTTCGTCGCCGGATTGATGGCGCTTATTCGTTATCTTCCGGCAAAAGCTGGAATCGGCTTTTTTGCCTGGTTTGCCCGAACTGTCGGTCCACTACTCCCACGTCACCAGATTGCGCTTAACAATTTGCGTCAGGCCTATCCGGAAAAAGATCCTGAATGGATCCGTAAAACCGCTCTTGAAATGTGGGAAAATATGGGGCGCTTATTTGCCGAATATGTATTCCTCGATAAAATTTTTGACTTTGATCCGAATGCGGAAAAGCCCGGTCTGGTTGAAGTCGATGGAATTGATATCTTTGTCCGGCTCCGAGACGAGAAAAAACCGCACATTTTCTTTACCGCCCATACTGGTAATTTTGAACTTTTACCTATTTGTGCTGCAACATTCGATCTCAATGTAACGGCACTTTTTCGCCCACCGAATAATCCCTATATCGCAAAACGCGTTTTGAAGGCGCGGCGCACTGCTATGGGGCATCTTGTACCTTCAAAAGCCGGTGCTGCGTGGGCGCTTGCTGGCAAATTGGCAGAAGGTGAAGATGTCGGTATGCTGGTCGATCAAAAATTCCGTCGTGGCATAAAGGGAACTTTTTTTGGCAGACCTGTCAGAACCAACCCTTTATTGATCAAGCTTGCCCGCCAATATGATTGCGATGTCTACCCTGCCCGCTCTATCCGGTTACCTGGCGGACGTTACCGGTTGGAACTATACGAACGCATGGATTTGCCAAAAGATAAGGATGGCAATATCGATGAGGTTGCAGCCGCCCAAAAGCTGAATGACACTGTCGAAGCATGGGTACGTGAATATCCCGGCCAATGGATGTGGTTTCATAAACGCTGGGACGATTAA
- a CDS encoding molybdopterin-binding protein, with product MKISARNILKGKIVAIKKGATTAHIQIDIGGPIVTASITNEAVDDLQLKVGEPAAAVIKSSDVMVAIAD from the coding sequence ATGAAAATCAGTGCGCGTAATATTCTGAAAGGTAAAATTGTCGCCATCAAGAAAGGTGCAACCACGGCCCATATCCAGATCGACATAGGCGGACCGATTGTAACCGCATCGATCACCAATGAAGCCGTTGATGATCTTCAGCTAAAAGTCGGTGAACCGGCTGCTGCTGTTATAAAATCATCCGACGTTATGGTTGCAATTGCAGATTAA
- the galE gene encoding UDP-glucose 4-epimerase GalE has translation MNILVTGGAGYIGSHCCVALMNAGYRVIILDNFGNSHPEVLRRIEKLTGRAPTNESGDVRDRSFVEYVLEHHKCDAVIHFAGLKSVAESEKKPDLYYDCNVVGSLRLLQAMKSTGVKKLVFSSTATVYGPPKYLPYDEKHPLNPVSVYGRTKLTVENMLRDFYASDPSWAFSILRYFNPVGADESGLIGEDPKGVPNNLMPIIAQVASGKRDKVMIWGNDYDTEDGTGVRDYIHVSDLAEGHLRALKTLEHPGCDVINLGRGRGYSVMDVIKAFEHISNRKIKYEVGPRRPGDIGEFFANPSTAFDKLHWRAEKDLEKMCADMWNFQVKNPDGYK, from the coding sequence ATGAATATTTTGGTGACTGGCGGCGCGGGTTACATAGGTTCGCATTGTTGTGTGGCACTTATGAATGCCGGCTATCGCGTTATTATTCTTGATAATTTCGGTAATAGTCATCCGGAAGTATTGCGCAGAATTGAAAAGCTCACAGGACGGGCACCGACGAACGAGTCAGGTGATGTACGCGATCGTAGTTTTGTCGAATATGTTTTGGAACATCATAAATGCGATGCTGTCATCCATTTTGCCGGTTTGAAATCTGTTGCCGAATCCGAAAAAAAACCGGATCTTTATTATGATTGCAATGTGGTTGGAAGTTTGCGTTTGTTGCAAGCGATGAAATCGACCGGTGTAAAAAAACTGGTCTTTTCATCAACAGCCACTGTTTATGGTCCTCCGAAATATTTGCCTTATGATGAAAAACATCCGCTCAATCCGGTGAGTGTCTATGGGCGCACGAAATTGACGGTAGAAAATATGCTGCGTGATTTTTACGCAAGCGACCCGAGCTGGGCATTCTCTATTCTTCGTTATTTCAATCCCGTAGGGGCAGACGAGAGCGGATTGATAGGGGAAGATCCCAAGGGTGTTCCAAATAATCTTATGCCTATCATCGCTCAGGTTGCCTCGGGAAAACGCGATAAAGTCATGATATGGGGGAATGATTACGACACCGAAGACGGAACCGGAGTGCGTGATTATATTCATGTGAGTGACTTGGCCGAGGGGCATTTGCGGGCCTTGAAGACCTTGGAACATCCCGGTTGCGATGTTATCAATCTCGGACGCGGTCGTGGCTATAGCGTGATGGATGTCATCAAGGCATTTGAACATATATCCAACAGGAAAATAAAATATGAAGTCGGGCCAAGACGCCCCGGCGATATTGGGGAATTTTTCGCCAATCCGTCAACGGCATTTGATAAACTTCATTGGCGAGCCGAAAAAGATTTGGAAAAAATGTGCGCGGATATGTGGAATTTTCAGGTCAAGAACCCAGATGGTTATAAATGA
- the mazG gene encoding nucleoside triphosphate pyrophosphohydrolase, translating to MEPSNNINRLIEIMRALRDPETGCPWDKKQDFKSIIPYTVEEVYEVADAIERNDKYDLCEELGDLLLQVVYYAQMAEEEGSFNFGDVVYAITKKMIRRHPHVFGSPEQRKKGLIKGEWERIKKEEKAERSEKRKLANLPDDTPKGYLACVKSAQPLEKEAIALQQRAAEVGFDWIDPAPIFEKIDEEVNELKDALQSKNEKDIEDEFGDVYFTLLNLARRLGVSTQTALKNANQKFRYRFNFIENELSKNNKSLNDASLDEMEKLWNEAKVESRKK from the coding sequence ATGGAACCGTCAAACAATATTAACCGCCTGATCGAAATTATGAGAGCCCTGAGAGACCCTGAAACCGGTTGTCCTTGGGACAAGAAGCAGGATTTCAAATCCATAATCCCTTATACTGTCGAAGAAGTTTACGAAGTTGCCGATGCAATTGAACGAAATGATAAATATGATCTTTGCGAGGAGCTCGGAGATTTGCTCTTGCAAGTTGTATATTATGCTCAAATGGCCGAAGAAGAAGGTAGTTTCAACTTTGGAGATGTTGTCTATGCTATAACGAAAAAGATGATACGTCGGCACCCCCATGTTTTCGGTTCTCCTGAACAGAGAAAGAAGGGACTTATAAAGGGTGAATGGGAGCGCATAAAGAAAGAAGAAAAAGCAGAAAGGAGTGAAAAGCGAAAATTGGCAAATCTTCCAGACGATACTCCAAAAGGCTATCTCGCATGCGTAAAATCAGCTCAGCCATTAGAAAAGGAAGCTATCGCGTTACAACAGCGAGCTGCGGAAGTCGGATTTGACTGGATAGACCCCGCCCCTATTTTTGAAAAAATAGACGAGGAAGTTAATGAACTCAAAGACGCTCTCCAATCCAAAAATGAAAAAGACATAGAAGATGAATTCGGCGATGTTTATTTTACGCTTCTCAATCTTGCAAGACGACTTGGTGTTTCGACACAAACAGCGTTAAAAAACGCAAACCAGAAATTCCGCTACCGTTTCAACTTTATTGAAAACGAGCTAAGCAAAAATAACAAAAGCCTGAACGACGCCTCTCTCGACGAGATGGAAAAACTCTGGAATGAAGCCAAAGTTGAAAGCCGTAAAAAATAG
- a CDS encoding iron-sulfur cluster assembly accessory protein: protein MAGFSVITMTDAAKERIRDIMANNDAYGIVVGVKKGGCAGMEYTVDLAKSVVENADIAEDDGARVFVSREATLFLLGTQIDFEKTTLHTGFVFNNPNQTSACGCGMSVEIRPATQADLAVAQK from the coding sequence ATGGCCGGATTTTCAGTAATCACAATGACAGATGCAGCCAAAGAGCGCATTCGTGACATAATGGCAAATAACGATGCATATGGAATCGTTGTGGGCGTAAAAAAGGGTGGATGCGCAGGTATGGAATATACTGTCGACCTCGCAAAGTCTGTCGTCGAAAATGCCGATATTGCAGAAGATGATGGTGCGCGGGTTTTTGTATCTCGTGAAGCCACTCTGTTCCTGCTAGGCACACAGATCGACTTCGAAAAAACCACTTTACATACCGGATTTGTTTTTAATAACCCCAATCAGACGTCTGCTTGTGGTTGTGGAATGTCCGTTGAAATTCGTCCTGCGACCCAGGCTGATTTGGCTGTTGCACAGAAGTAA
- a CDS encoding cytochrome c family protein produces the protein MRRLIVFCLTIFSISTLAPASYAADIENGKIVFKRCAACHNADKPDNRIGPTLQGIIGRRAGTLQGYRYSPAMVNAGQNGLIWNRETLITYLHNPQGMVKGTRMASIRLNNDSDIDDLIAYLNSVLPVPDKK, from the coding sequence ATGCGTCGTCTTATTGTTTTTTGTCTTACGATTTTTAGCATTTCGACACTTGCTCCGGCATCTTACGCTGCTGATATCGAAAATGGAAAGATCGTTTTCAAACGTTGTGCCGCCTGCCATAATGCAGATAAGCCCGACAATCGGATCGGTCCGACGCTTCAAGGTATCATCGGGCGGAGAGCCGGCACACTTCAGGGCTACCGCTATTCTCCTGCCATGGTCAATGCCGGTCAAAATGGCCTTATCTGGAATAGAGAGACACTCATAACCTATCTTCATAACCCGCAAGGGATGGTAAAAGGAACGCGGATGGCATCCATTCGCCTGAATAATGATTCGGATATTGATGATCTCATTGCGTATCTGAATTCGGTCTTGCCCGTTCCCGATAAAAAATAA
- a CDS encoding glutamate synthase subunit beta → MGKVTGFLEIDRQSQKYQPASDRIRHFREFTIPMSEAEVQKQAARCMDCGIPYCHGSTGCPVNNQIPDWNDLVYKGNWKEAINNLLSTNNFPEFTGRVCPAPCEEACTLNLEDVPVTIKTIEQTLADKAFALGFFAPQPNEAKTGKKVAIIGSGPSGMAAAQQLARAGHMVDVYERESRPGGLLRYGIPDFKMEKHHIDRRIEQLEGEGVTFYCGVNIGVDKAVDDLLSNYDAVLYCGGSETPRKIDIPGIHFHGVHDAMCYLVQQNKRVGRENIESVGWPSPPIIADGKHVVVVGGGDTASDCVGTAFRQGAVKVTQLDIRPQPPEKEDKLSVWPYWATKMRTSTSQAEGAEREFQVATLEFVAENGELTHVKCCHVDEQRKPIAGTEFFIRADLAFVAIGFAGPFEAGVCSELGDRLKLKVDRRGAHSVLADTNNYKTSVDKLFAAGDVRRGQSLVVWAIREGRQAARAIDEFLMGETLLPR, encoded by the coding sequence ATGGGTAAAGTAACCGGTTTTCTTGAAATAGATCGCCAATCTCAAAAGTATCAGCCAGCCTCTGATCGCATCCGCCATTTTCGGGAATTTACTATTCCGATGTCCGAAGCAGAGGTGCAGAAGCAGGCCGCGCGTTGTATGGATTGTGGCATTCCTTACTGTCATGGTTCGACGGGGTGTCCTGTCAATAACCAGATACCGGATTGGAACGACCTCGTTTATAAAGGCAATTGGAAGGAAGCGATCAACAATCTTCTTTCCACAAACAATTTCCCTGAATTTACAGGGCGCGTTTGTCCGGCACCTTGTGAAGAGGCATGCACGCTCAATCTTGAGGATGTTCCTGTAACAATCAAGACAATCGAGCAAACATTGGCTGATAAGGCTTTTGCACTTGGTTTTTTTGCACCTCAGCCTAATGAAGCGAAAACAGGAAAAAAAGTTGCCATTATCGGATCAGGCCCGTCAGGAATGGCGGCAGCGCAACAACTTGCCCGTGCGGGGCATATGGTCGATGTTTACGAACGTGAAAGCCGTCCGGGAGGGCTTTTACGTTATGGCATTCCTGATTTTAAAATGGAAAAACATCATATCGATCGCCGTATCGAACAATTGGAAGGCGAGGGCGTCACTTTCTATTGCGGTGTCAATATCGGCGTCGACAAGGCAGTTGATGATCTCCTAAGCAATTATGACGCGGTTCTTTATTGCGGTGGTTCTGAAACACCGCGCAAGATCGATATTCCGGGAATCCATTTTCATGGTGTGCATGACGCCATGTGTTACCTCGTTCAGCAAAATAAACGTGTCGGGCGCGAAAATATCGAATCAGTGGGCTGGCCTTCACCGCCGATCATCGCCGATGGAAAACATGTGGTTGTTGTTGGCGGCGGCGACACTGCGTCCGATTGTGTGGGAACGGCTTTCCGCCAAGGTGCCGTCAAGGTAACCCAGTTAGATATTCGTCCTCAACCACCGGAAAAGGAAGATAAACTCAGTGTTTGGCCTTATTGGGCTACCAAAATGCGCACCTCGACCAGTCAGGCGGAAGGTGCAGAACGCGAATTTCAGGTTGCTACACTCGAGTTCGTTGCTGAAAATGGCGAATTGACCCATGTAAAATGTTGTCATGTCGATGAACAACGTAAACCGATAGCCGGTACCGAGTTTTTTATTCGTGCTGATCTTGCATTTGTCGCAATCGGTTTTGCCGGACCGTTCGAAGCTGGTGTTTGTAGCGAGTTGGGAGACCGTCTGAAGTTGAAGGTTGATCGTCGCGGAGCGCATTCTGTCTTGGCCGATACGAACAATTATAAAACCAGTGTCGATAAGCTTTTTGCAGCCGGTGACGTGAGACGCGGTCAATCACTCGTTGTATGGGCAATCAGGGAAGGGCGGCAGGCTGCTCGTGCCATTGACGAGTTCCTGATGGGCGAAACATTGCTGCCTCGTTAA